A stretch of the Aminipila terrae genome encodes the following:
- a CDS encoding DUF1653 domain-containing protein: MTRRIITKRPYRHFKGKLYYVHDIVMHTETREWMVSYQALYEPYGMFVRPLDMFSEEIDSGRPDNVTKQKYRFELFNGQ, encoded by the coding sequence ATGACTAGACGAATTATCACTAAAAGACCCTATAGACATTTTAAGGGGAAGCTTTATTATGTTCATGACATCGTGATGCATACAGAGACCAGGGAATGGATGGTCTCTTATCAGGCATTATATGAACCCTATGGAATGTTTGTAAGACCACTGGATATGTTTTCAGAAGAGATTGATTCTGGCAGGCCCGATAACGTCACAAAACAGAAATACAGATTTGAACTGTTTAACGGACAATAA
- the rfbA gene encoding glucose-1-phosphate thymidylyltransferase RfbA produces MKGIILAGGKGTRLYPSTKVVSKQLLPIYDKPLIYYPLSVLIVAGIREVLLISTPEDVPNYEKLLGDGSRIGMDIKYKVQEKPRGLADAFILGAEFIGGDSVCLALGDNIFYGQGFSGILGLAKKQIENGGATVFGYPVANPTEFGVVEFDDNNRVVSIEEKPEKPKSHYAVPGLYFYDNSVVEIAKNVKPSARGEIEITSINNEYLAQGRLNVTLMGRGMAWLDTGSPKGMLKAAEFVQSVQDMQGFYISCIEELAWRKKYITTEQLLEIGNELKMTEYGRYLLSLPDDVK; encoded by the coding sequence ATGAAAGGAATTATTTTAGCAGGAGGTAAAGGGACTAGGTTATATCCTAGTACAAAAGTTGTTTCAAAGCAACTTCTACCAATTTATGATAAACCACTTATATACTATCCGCTATCAGTATTGATAGTGGCTGGAATAAGAGAGGTTTTACTGATATCCACACCAGAGGATGTACCTAATTATGAAAAGTTATTAGGTGATGGATCTAGAATTGGGATGGACATAAAATATAAGGTACAGGAGAAGCCAAGAGGTCTTGCCGATGCTTTTATATTAGGTGCGGAATTTATTGGCGGTGACAGTGTTTGCCTTGCTTTGGGGGATAATATCTTTTATGGACAAGGTTTTTCAGGGATTCTTGGACTTGCTAAAAAGCAGATTGAAAATGGTGGGGCAACAGTATTTGGTTATCCAGTAGCAAATCCGACGGAATTTGGAGTTGTTGAATTTGATGATAATAATAGAGTTGTATCTATTGAAGAAAAACCAGAGAAACCTAAATCACACTATGCAGTACCTGGATTATATTTTTATGATAATTCGGTTGTGGAAATAGCAAAAAATGTTAAACCTTCGGCTAGAGGTGAAATAGAAATTACATCTATAAATAATGAATATTTAGCACAGGGTAGATTGAATGTTACCTTAATGGGAAGAGGTATGGCTTGGCTAGATACAGGGTCACCCAAAGGAATGCTTAAAGCTGCTGAATTTGTACAATCTGTACAGGATATGCAAGGGTTTTATATCTCGTGCATCGAAGAACTTGCGTGGAGAAAAAAATACATAACAACAGAACAGCTTTTAGAAATCGGAAATGAATTAAAAATGACCGAATATGGGCGCTATTTACTGAGTTTGCCTGATGATGTAAAATAG
- a CDS encoding GtrA family protein: MIEKYLNLETVRFLIVGVLNTIVGSLIMFTMYNIMNCSYWLSSSMNYVLASILSFFLNKYFTFRNKEKDFTQIIKFICNIAICYFIAYGVSKPLITFLVQNQSSKFQENLAMIFGMGLFTILNFLGQKFFTFRNIRRR; the protein is encoded by the coding sequence ATGATTGAAAAATATTTAAATTTAGAAACTGTAAGATTTCTAATTGTTGGAGTGTTAAATACTATTGTAGGAAGTCTGATTATGTTTACAATGTATAATATTATGAACTGCTCATATTGGTTATCTTCTTCTATGAACTATGTTTTAGCAAGCATATTAAGCTTCTTTTTGAATAAATATTTTACTTTTAGAAATAAAGAAAAGGATTTTACTCAAATAATTAAATTCATTTGCAATATAGCTATATGCTATTTTATAGCCTATGGGGTGTCCAAACCATTAATTACTTTCTTGGTCCAAAATCAGTCCTCTAAATTTCAAGAAAATTTAGCAATGATATTTGGGATGGGGTTATTCACAATTTTAAATTTTCTAGGTCAAAAATTTTTTACCTTTAGAAATATAAGAAGGAGATAG
- a CDS encoding glycosyltransferase family 2 protein — translation MLTVIIPAYNEADNILITSETICQILEDNQIEYELIFIDDGSKDDTFEKIKCANQLMQNIKGYKFSRNFGKEMAISAGLNFSKGECCAVLDCDLQHPPEILVDMYNKWLEGYKIIEGIKVNRGKEPVIYKFFSKIFYNIIYKLTKLDLCNSSDFKLLDRQVVDIIKKMPERRPFFRAMSFWCGFKSTKMEYEVKERKYGMTKWNFQGLFRYALSNITSFSSAPLQIVTILGVIFMILSAYLGSVTLYKYFMGAAVEGFSTVILLLLIMGGALMTSLGTIGYYIGKIYDEIKLRPKYIIEDQINA, via the coding sequence ATGCTGACAGTAATAATTCCCGCATATAATGAAGCCGATAATATTCTAATAACATCGGAAACGATTTGCCAGATATTAGAAGATAACCAGATAGAATATGAATTAATTTTTATAGACGATGGTAGCAAAGATGATACCTTTGAAAAAATAAAATGTGCAAATCAATTAATGCAGAATATAAAAGGTTATAAATTTAGTAGAAATTTTGGTAAAGAAATGGCTATTTCGGCGGGATTGAATTTTTCTAAGGGAGAATGCTGTGCTGTTCTTGATTGTGACCTTCAGCATCCCCCAGAAATATTAGTAGATATGTACAATAAATGGTTAGAAGGATATAAAATAATAGAAGGCATCAAAGTTAATAGGGGAAAGGAACCCGTCATATATAAATTTTTCTCTAAAATATTTTATAATATTATCTATAAACTTACTAAATTAGATTTATGCAATTCTTCTGATTTTAAATTATTAGATAGACAGGTAGTTGATATAATAAAAAAAATGCCTGAAAGAAGACCATTTTTTAGGGCAATGAGTTTTTGGTGTGGATTTAAGTCAACTAAGATGGAGTATGAGGTAAAAGAAAGAAAATATGGAATGACCAAGTGGAATTTTCAGGGTTTGTTTAGATATGCATTAAGCAATATAACATCCTTTAGTTCTGCACCCTTACAAATTGTTACTATTTTAGGTGTAATATTCATGATTCTATCTGCATATTTAGGAAGTGTTACTTTATATAAATACTTTATGGGAGCAGCGGTAGAAGGGTTTTCTACAGTCATTTTATTATTGCTTATAATGGGTGGAGCACTAATGACAAGTTTAGGGACGATTGGATATTATATTGGTAAGATTTATGATGAAATTAAACTTAGACCTAAGTACATCATAGAAGACCAAATAAATGCTTAG
- a CDS encoding DUF6056 family protein produces the protein MKKIVIKNAPYICIYILFLLMCINLPRGGDDWEIANWYSSDYVSTICGLIRSWTYLNGRLAHNFSTAFFDLYSYAYIFIMPLIYVLQMWTITKIFRIKSTRNNLIILLLIILGVSSNFRSQIQLHINGSIPYNMGMLCILICILIATSKENRFIFFSNTKIMSKIFLFLISIVASLWIENLTIGLVVFLFCLKTQLFLQKNQNRNLDSLFWGSIIGSLIMFLSPGIWQRFGSAQGSSLIKTLFCNVPQVLNMLVNSQLFIFLILNLVILIAFKTKAINRFRSNVTNLIYFGFIAIETVFITIYLGLRIFVNSCFQFPISVYSWINASFFDVLNANCLTIITSLVLVLQIIIIIHLLKENRNIFYYLYIAAAFSVMFVLIAPGERNMIFATYTIAMLCSYVWSQILFKNIDFKVLCNIVIILILLFRIDIYANILCDAHSITKCRQNIISTYKSDVYLNKCTSPILVLPSYSDRLIGNLNSSYYAESIKKYWDLPPNTQVVFDDGFLTREINFTKSDNLQYQFVVSLYPQSKLIYDLSNFRYQYTIVFQGQEVYKTEILNDSFIKYTFKEKGHYVVTCNVTDISNLTKLKQLYLEIDV, from the coding sequence ATGAAAAAAATAGTTATAAAAAATGCACCTTATATATGCATATATATATTATTTTTATTAATGTGCATTAATTTACCAAGAGGGGGCGATGATTGGGAAATTGCTAATTGGTATAGCTCAGATTATGTAAGTACTATTTGTGGTTTGATTAGATCATGGACATATCTGAATGGACGATTGGCTCATAATTTTTCAACTGCATTCTTTGATTTATATTCCTATGCATACATATTTATTATGCCATTAATTTATGTATTACAAATGTGGACAATAACGAAGATCTTTAGAATTAAATCAACCAGAAATAATTTAATAATACTTCTTCTTATTATTTTGGGAGTTTCAAGCAATTTTCGTTCACAAATACAGCTACACATTAATGGAAGCATTCCATATAACATGGGTATGCTATGTATTTTAATATGCATTTTAATAGCTACGTCTAAGGAGAATCGATTTATATTTTTTTCTAACACAAAAATAATGTCCAAGATTTTTCTATTTTTAATTTCAATAGTGGCAAGTTTATGGATTGAAAATTTAACAATAGGTTTAGTTGTTTTTTTATTCTGCTTAAAAACTCAACTGTTTTTACAGAAGAACCAAAATCGCAATTTGGATAGCTTATTTTGGGGAAGTATAATCGGCAGTTTAATTATGTTTCTTTCCCCAGGCATCTGGCAACGGTTTGGTAGTGCACAGGGGAGCAGTTTAATTAAAACTTTATTTTGCAATGTCCCTCAAGTTTTGAATATGTTAGTAAATTCACAGTTATTTATTTTCTTAATTTTAAATTTAGTTATTTTAATTGCATTTAAAACAAAGGCAATTAATAGATTCAGAAGTAATGTGACTAACTTGATTTATTTTGGATTTATAGCAATAGAAACAGTTTTTATTACTATTTATTTAGGATTGAGGATTTTTGTGAACTCTTGTTTTCAGTTTCCAATATCAGTTTATAGTTGGATAAATGCATCTTTTTTTGATGTTTTAAATGCAAATTGTCTGACGATAATTACATCTCTTGTTTTAGTATTACAAATTATAATTATTATTCATTTATTAAAAGAAAATAGAAATATATTTTATTACTTGTATATAGCAGCGGCATTTTCTGTTATGTTTGTGCTAATTGCGCCGGGCGAGCGAAATATGATTTTTGCGACTTATACGATTGCAATGCTATGTAGCTATGTTTGGTCACAGATTTTATTTAAGAATATAGATTTTAAAGTTTTATGTAATATTGTAATAATTTTAATACTATTGTTTAGAATTGATATCTATGCAAATATATTGTGTGATGCTCATTCTATTACAAAATGCCGACAAAATATTATTAGTACTTACAAAAGCGATGTATATTTAAATAAATGTACTTCACCTATTTTAGTTTTACCTTCATATTCGGATCGGCTTATTGGAAATTTAAATAGCAGTTATTATGCCGAGAGTATAAAAAAGTATTGGGATTTGCCACCTAATACTCAGGTGGTTTTTGATGATGGCTTTTTAACTAGGGAAATAAATTTTACAAAGAGTGATAATTTACAATACCAGTTCGTTGTATCTTTGTACCCACAAAGTAAACTTATATATGATTTATCTAATTTCCGATATCAATATACTATTGTTTTTCAAGGTCAAGAAGTATACAAAACTGAGATACTAAATGATTCCTTTATTAAATATACATTTAAGGAAAAGGGACATTATGTAGTAACCTGTAATGTTACAGATATAAGTAACTTAACAAAATTAAAACAATTATATCTAGAAATTGATGTATAG
- a CDS encoding DegT/DnrJ/EryC1/StrS family aminotransferase, with protein sequence MNIPFSTFKYMHEDIKTEIQDAFEGCYDAGWFIQGQEYDNFEREFAEYCGAKYCIGVGTGMDAIYLSLKALEVGAGDEVIVPSHTFIATALAVIYAGATPVFCEVDINTYNLNYEHIEKCITKNTKAIIAVHLYGQMAEMDSICQIAKKYNLYVIEDAAQAHGATYKGKKAGSFGMTAAFSFYPGKNLGALGDGGAIVTNNKDIADRIRALGCYGSTIKYHHDFKGINSRLDEIQAAFLRVKLRYLDRWTIERQQIAQMYMQGINNAKITLPRITENCSHVWHLFVIRAEKRDELQKYLGEKGIGTLVHYPIPMHLQKAFTDLDYKKGDLPIVEEISSTALTLPLYIGMKEKEVQYVIDALNEF encoded by the coding sequence ATGAATATACCATTTTCAACATTTAAATATATGCACGAAGATATAAAGACAGAAATACAGGATGCATTTGAAGGGTGTTATGATGCAGGCTGGTTTATACAAGGACAGGAATATGATAATTTCGAGAGGGAATTTGCAGAGTACTGCGGTGCAAAATATTGCATTGGGGTAGGTACAGGTATGGATGCAATATACCTATCTTTAAAAGCCTTGGAGGTTGGAGCGGGGGATGAAGTTATTGTGCCTTCACATACCTTTATTGCAACAGCTTTAGCAGTAATCTACGCTGGAGCAACTCCAGTATTTTGCGAAGTTGATATTAATACATATAATCTTAACTATGAACATATAGAAAAATGCATTACTAAAAATACTAAGGCTATTATTGCAGTACATTTATATGGACAAATGGCTGAAATGGACAGTATTTGTCAAATTGCGAAAAAATATAATTTATATGTAATTGAAGATGCGGCTCAAGCACACGGTGCTACATATAAGGGTAAGAAAGCCGGGTCTTTTGGCATGACAGCAGCATTTAGCTTTTATCCAGGGAAAAATCTTGGAGCTCTTGGTGATGGTGGCGCCATTGTTACAAACAATAAGGATATTGCTGATAGAATCCGTGCATTAGGTTGTTATGGATCCACAATAAAATATCATCATGATTTTAAAGGAATTAATTCAAGGCTTGATGAAATACAGGCAGCATTTTTAAGAGTTAAACTTAGATATTTAGACCGATGGACCATAGAACGACAACAGATTGCACAAATGTATATGCAAGGTATTAATAATGCTAAAATTACTCTACCCAGGATTACTGAAAACTGTTCTCATGTTTGGCATTTATTTGTTATCCGTGCTGAAAAAAGAGATGAATTACAGAAGTATTTGGGAGAAAAAGGAATAGGCACATTAGTACATTATCCTATTCCAATGCATCTGCAAAAAGCTTTTACTGATTTAGATTATAAAAAAGGGGATTTACCTATTGTAGAAGAAATTTCATCTACTGCACTTACTTTGCCTTTGTATATAGGAATGAAAGAAAAAGAAGTGCAATATGTAATAGATGCTTTAAATGAATTTTAA
- a CDS encoding D-ribitol-5-phosphate cytidylyltransferase has protein sequence MNYCALLASGKGTRMGLTDIPKQFMKINDIPIIAYTINHLLKSNQFKYIVIGVLEEHVGLTKQIIHDNFRNTDNLKIVIGDNLRMNTFVNIVEYLTNNFQILYDDSIMLMDANRPFVSENLIEKCIKGAKEYPIVTLGSEIIDGVAESQDGFYINEIPTKSTLFSIQTPEVCSLKNFVDIYESLKPYEKEQLLGLSEIFTYKGIKPMMIKSTPYCFKITTNTDFEFARFLTENNLIGE, from the coding sequence ATGAATTATTGTGCGTTATTAGCTTCGGGTAAGGGAACCAGAATGGGTTTAACGGATATACCTAAACAATTTATGAAAATAAATGACATTCCTATAATTGCATATACAATTAATCATTTACTTAAGAGCAATCAGTTTAAATATATTGTAATTGGTGTGCTAGAGGAACATGTTGGCTTAACAAAACAAATTATACATGATAATTTTAGAAATACAGACAATTTAAAGATTGTTATTGGTGATAATCTAAGAATGAATACCTTTGTAAACATAGTAGAGTATTTAACTAATAATTTTCAAATCTTATATGATGATAGCATCATGCTAATGGATGCAAACAGACCTTTTGTTTCTGAAAACTTAATTGAAAAATGTATCAAGGGAGCCAAGGAATATCCAATAGTAACCCTTGGATCAGAAATAATTGATGGGGTTGCTGAATCACAAGATGGGTTCTATATTAATGAAATTCCCACAAAAAGCACATTGTTTTCTATTCAAACACCAGAGGTTTGCAGCTTGAAAAATTTTGTTGACATTTATGAAAGCCTTAAACCATATGAAAAAGAGCAGCTTTTAGGACTTTCAGAAATTTTCACCTATAAGGGAATTAAACCTATGATGATAAAAAGCACACCATATTGTTTTAAAATAACAACTAATACAGATTTTGAATTTGCTAGATTTTTGACGGAAAATAATTTGATAGGAGAATAG
- a CDS encoding FkbM family methyltransferase gives MNQYNNIEIFNNAVWNKNDILYFLEAGTMGSTINNLGNVKVQAVNLDSVLEEKEDISFIKMDVEGAELEALEGAKNTIQQFKPKLAICVYHKVEHHWEIPLYIKNLNPKYKIFMRHHNLMGIETVCYAVNSEE, from the coding sequence ATGAACCAATATAATAATATAGAAATATTTAATAATGCGGTATGGAACAAAAATGACATATTATATTTTTTAGAAGCAGGAACGATGGGATCAACGATAAACAATCTAGGCAATGTTAAAGTACAAGCCGTAAACCTTGACTCTGTTTTAGAAGAAAAAGAAGATATTTCTTTTATTAAAATGGATGTTGAAGGTGCAGAGCTTGAGGCTTTAGAGGGAGCAAAAAATACAATCCAGCAGTTTAAACCAAAGCTTGCTATTTGTGTATATCATAAAGTAGAGCACCATTGGGAAATACCCTTATATATAAAAAATTTAAACCCTAAGTATAAAATCTTTATGAGGCATCATAATTTAATGGGAATAGAAACAGTTTGTTATGCGGTTAATAGTGAGGAATAA